The sequence ACGACAAGTAATGCGGCAGCGGATTAATGCAGTTGCTGCTCAGCTTGGGATTGATCATTTACTCGAACGCAACCCACAACAACTTTCTGCCGGTGAACAGCTTCTGGTTGCGTTAGGGACGGTGCTGGTGGTCGGTGCACGGATTATTGTGCTTGATGAACCGTTTGCCAATCTCGACGGTGTGCATGTGGCCCAGGTTCAGGCGATCCTGCGCACACTGCATCAACAGGGCGTGACGATCATTGTGGCCGAGCATCGTCTTGGCCTGGTTGCTGCCGATACTACTCGGATGATCGTCTTGCACGCAGGGCAGATTGCACTCGATGGGCCACCCGCCGACGTTTTGGCTCACGATCTTCGTCGATACCATCTCGAACCACCGCTACCGACGCAGATCGGTCGCATTTTGGGGCTTACTCCACTGCCGCTCACAGTTGAGGCATTGCTAGCACGGGTTGATCGGCGGCAGCTTGTGGAAGTGTATCAGCCATCGGTTATGACTTCTCAGCGGGGCAATGGCGCGCCCATCCTCAGTACAGATCGGCTCTCTTACGCTATCGAGCAACGTCAATTGCTCGCCAGCATTCATTTGCAAGTGCATGCAGGTGAGAGTGTCGCTATTGTTGGCGCTAATGGTGCCGGCAAGACTACCCTGATCAAACACTTCAACGGCCTCTACCGTCCACAACACGGTCGCGTGAGCGTATTGGGTCGCGATACGCGCACCACCCCGGTTTCGGTGCTGGCCCGCTCGGTAGGCATGGTGTTCCAAAATCCCGATGATCAACTGTTTCGTACCAATGTGCGCGATGAGATCGCAATTGGCGCCAGAGCGATGGGTGTCTTCGATCCGGCGCGGCTGAGAGAGGTTTTGCAAGCACTTCAGCTTGAACCGCTTGCCGACCGGTCGCCCTTCGCGCTCAGCGCCGGCGAGAAACGGCGTCTGACGCTGGCTGCGGCAATGGTGATCGATCCGCCCATTCTGGTGCTCGATGAACCAACCACCGGTCTCGATTGGCCTGCTCGCCAGGCATTGACAACGTATATTCGTGAACAGGCTGCCGCTGGACGAACGATAGTGATTGTTACTCATGATTTGGATCTCGCCGGCACAGTGGCGTCGCGCTGGTTGGTGATGGCCGGCGGACGATTGATTGCCGAAGACTCTCCGCTCGCTATCATCAGCGATCCGGCGCGTATCGCGCTGGCTAAGCTGTTGTTGACCGACCGTTACCGACTGACCCTGGCGTTACATGGGAGCGGTTTGGTGCCGGTAACAAACATTAGTTCGTATGAGAAACTTTATGCCGACCCTACAGCTTGATCCACGGGCAAACATGGTGATCGCGCTAATCTGGACGGTCGCGATGACGATGGTTGAGAGTATTGCGGCCCTGATCTTGGGTCTGATCCCGATCATTGTCATCGTCTACTGGTGCAGACAACAGCAGGCGTTTGTGCGCTGGCTCCGCATGATTGTGGTGATAATCGCCGGTTGGGTAATAATTGCCATACTCACCCTGGATTGGCAGATAGCGTTGCAGATTGGCTTGCGGATTCTGGTGCTGGCAGGAATCTTTTTCGTATTCCTGCGCACCACTTCACCGGAAGACCTAGGTGGCGCGTTGCAGCAGATAGGTGTACCGTTTTCCATCACCTTCCTGCTCACCGCTTCCTTGCAGTACGTTGGTGTGATGGAACATCGTATTCGCCAGATTATCGATGCTCAACGGGCGAGGGGCATTCCACTTGAACCGGGGTGGCATGCGCTCCGTTTTTACCCAGCATTACTCATTCCACTCCTTGCCCAATCTTTCATTGCTGCCGAACACCTGGCGGCAGCTATGGAGGCACGAGGGTTCAGCCGATTGGGTCGTACTCAACTGGTTGTATATCACTGGCGTTATCGCGACACCATTGCGGTTGGGGTAACGTTACTGGCGGCACTTTTGATCTGGTCTCAATGTTGAATGGGAGTGGCATAACACAACGTGTCAACGATATGATATACTCTCCGAGCCGACGAGCAGATAACCCCCGCGCTTATCTTGTGCGGTGTCTCAGCACTGAGTTGCGGAAAACAGGTTTTGTGCCATGCCGTGCACAGCAACTGAGGCGATCAATGGTCTGATCGCGTCGGTGGGTGTTTTGTGTTCAAAAAGGAAGTCCTGGCGAGATATTGGAGGTGTCTATGATGCACAGATGGCGTTTGTCGTGGTCCATCCTTCTGGTCGTGACGGTCATCATCTTTGCCGGATGTGGTGCGCCGCAATCGCAGGTGCTACCAACGAGCATACCGACAGTAGTACCAACCACTACACCACTACCAACCACGGTACCAACCGCAGCGCCGACGTCTAATGAGAAACAGAAACTCACGATTCTTTCCTGGCAAGCGGTGACGACGCTTAACCCGCATCTAGCAACCGGCGTAAAAGACTTTAACGGCGCGACGGTCATTCTCGAACCACTGGCTCGCTACGATGAGAATGATGCGTTGGTCCCATTTCTGGCGGCTGAGATACCGACTATCGAGAATGGTGGTATCGCTCCCGATGGTACCAGCGTGATATGGAAGATCAAACCGGGCTTGAAGTGGTCGGACGGCAGTGATTTCACGATTGATGACATCATCTTCACCTGGCGCTATTGTGCCGACGAAGCAACTGGCTGTACCAACAAGACATCTTTTGACCCGATTGCCAACATCGAGAAGATTGACGAGACGACCTTCAAGATTACGTGGAAGGAACCTAACCCCAATCCGTACATCTCCTTTGTTGGCTCGGCTGGCATGATCCTGCAACAGAAGCAGTTTGCGAACTGTATCGGCGCAGCTGCCAACACCAGCGCCGAGTGTCAGGCGGCAAATCTGGCGCCGATAGGTACGAATGCCTGGAAAGTGAAGGAGTTTCGTCCGGGCGATACCGTGATCTACGAGCGCAACCCTTTCTATCGCGATGCCGATACGGTCTTCTTCGATGAAGTTGAGTTGAAAGGAGGGGGAGATGCAGCCTCAGCAGCGCGTGCAGTCTGTACTACAGGAGAAGGTGATTTTGCATTGAACTTACAGGTACCCAAAGCAGTTCTCGAACCAATTCTGAAAGGTGGTACCTGCGATGTAATTGCCGGTGGCTCAACAGGAGGTGTAGAGCGGATTGTGATCAACTTTGCCAATCCCGATCCAGCGTTGGGCGACAAGCGTAGTGAGCCTGATCAGCCACATCCATTCCTGGCCGATCCGGTCGTGCGGAAGGCGATCGCACTGGCGATTGACCGCAAGGCCATTGCCGAACAGCTCTACGGCCCGACCGGTGCGCCAACCTGTAATTTGCTCGTAGTGCCGGCAAGTGCCAATTCGCCTAACACCACGTGTGAGCGCAATGTTGAGGAAGCAAAACGCCTGCTAGATGAGGCCGGTTGGGTGCTTAAGGGTTCCGTGCGTGAAAAGGATGGGGTGAAGTTAGTTGTTACGCTTCAGACCAGTATCAATACCTTGCGCCAGAGCACGCAAGCCATCATTAAGTCGAACCTAGCCGAGATCGGGATTCAGACGTACCTTAAAGCGATTGATCCCGCTGTCTTTTTCAGTGGCGATCCGGGGAATCCGGACACCTTGAAC comes from Chloroflexus sp. Y-396-1 and encodes:
- a CDS encoding ABC transporter ATP-binding protein produces the protein MTGSQIEVRRFSYRYPQLGSQWALRNIEVQINAGEYVLLCGASGSGKSTLVRALTGLIPHGYDGVIEGSITIDGIDTRSRPLAEWLTTVGVVFQSPQWQLFNSTVTRELAFGLESLGCQRQVMRQRINAVAAQLGIDHLLERNPQQLSAGEQLLVALGTVLVVGARIIVLDEPFANLDGVHVAQVQAILRTLHQQGVTIIVAEHRLGLVAADTTRMIVLHAGQIALDGPPADVLAHDLRRYHLEPPLPTQIGRILGLTPLPLTVEALLARVDRRQLVEVYQPSVMTSQRGNGAPILSTDRLSYAIEQRQLLASIHLQVHAGESVAIVGANGAGKTTLIKHFNGLYRPQHGRVSVLGRDTRTTPVSVLARSVGMVFQNPDDQLFRTNVRDEIAIGARAMGVFDPARLREVLQALQLEPLADRSPFALSAGEKRRLTLAAAMVIDPPILVLDEPTTGLDWPARQALTTYIREQAAAGRTIVIVTHDLDLAGTVASRWLVMAGGRLIAEDSPLAIISDPARIALAKLLLTDRYRLTLALHGSGLVPVTNISSYEKLYADPTA
- a CDS encoding energy-coupling factor transporter transmembrane component T, with protein sequence MPTLQLDPRANMVIALIWTVAMTMVESIAALILGLIPIIVIVYWCRQQQAFVRWLRMIVVIIAGWVIIAILTLDWQIALQIGLRILVLAGIFFVFLRTTSPEDLGGALQQIGVPFSITFLLTASLQYVGVMEHRIRQIIDAQRARGIPLEPGWHALRFYPALLIPLLAQSFIAAEHLAAAMEARGFSRLGRTQLVVYHWRYRDTIAVGVTLLAALLIWSQC
- a CDS encoding peptide ABC transporter substrate-binding protein gives rise to the protein MMHRWRLSWSILLVVTVIIFAGCGAPQSQVLPTSIPTVVPTTTPLPTTVPTAAPTSNEKQKLTILSWQAVTTLNPHLATGVKDFNGATVILEPLARYDENDALVPFLAAEIPTIENGGIAPDGTSVIWKIKPGLKWSDGSDFTIDDIIFTWRYCADEATGCTNKTSFDPIANIEKIDETTFKITWKEPNPNPYISFVGSAGMILQQKQFANCIGAAANTSAECQAANLAPIGTNAWKVKEFRPGDTVIYERNPFYRDADTVFFDEVELKGGGDAASAARAVCTTGEGDFALNLQVPKAVLEPILKGGTCDVIAGGSTGGVERIVINFANPDPALGDKRSEPDQPHPFLADPVVRKAIALAIDRKAIAEQLYGPTGAPTCNLLVVPASANSPNTTCERNVEEAKRLLDEAGWVLKGSVREKDGVKLVVTLQTSINTLRQSTQAIIKSNLAEIGIQTYLKAIDPAVFFSGDPGNPDTLNKFYADLQMYTFGPSSPDPQSYLEGWICAEVTSSANRWNGNNVSRYCNPAYDELFAKLKSEFDPQRRMELAIQMNDLLVNDVVEIPLINRYTPAVKLKNLAGPTFNTFDSSLWNIATWRRVP